In Pseudoliparis swirei isolate HS2019 ecotype Mariana Trench chromosome 22, NWPU_hadal_v1, whole genome shotgun sequence, the DNA window CAGCCGACGACCCTCAGGTGGCAGTCAACCACAATGATCTTTATACAGACGCCCCAGGAATCCCTCAGAACAACGAGCTTCAGCACTCTGAGTCTGTGTCATCATttgacctggacctggacctagGCCCGTCTATGCTGGGAGATGTACTCGGGGTGATGGACGGTTTGGGGCTGGACTCCGATGCGGAGGATGTGTTCAATCCCAAAAGTAACACATCCTTGGTGGAAACAAATCAGGGAAAAGGGGCTGTGGAGATGTCAGTGAACATGCAGAACGAGCTGAATGGGAAGACCTTGGTTGGGCTGGATGGAAACCAGGTGGGAGACGGAAGGATACCAGATGGGATCAAGCAGAAGGGGATACGACCAAAAGTGCGATTCAGTGACAAACGAGAGGAAATCATTCGGCAAGCatctgaagaggaagagggtcaAGCGTTCGACTTCCAGGATGAGGATCAGTTGGCGTGTCGCAGTCCAACGAAGGGGGAGAGTGTAGTAAGTGGCGGTGAAACCGGCGTCACCAATCAAAAAGTAGAGTTGCCACCTAGTCCGGCCTCGTCACACAGCTCAGAGTATGAAGGAGTCACTCCATTGGACAGGAGGAGGGTCGACAGCTGCCACTCAGAGACTgatacagaggaggaggaggaggaggaagaggaaggacggGGCTACACATTTGAAGATGAGTTTGATGATGAAATTGGTCTATAGGGGATAGGTAGTTTTCTAATAGTGCATCAAGTAAACTGCATTTTCTGAAACTCATAAATTGAGTATCATTTAAATGTGAGGGGAAAACAGAATAAactggattttaaaaaaagattcacagTTCGACGATGTTGCTCAACTGGAAAAAGCATTTGTTTTATCTGTAAGGGTAACAGATATGCAATACTGTCATCTTGATAAGTGAAAGGTTTGTAGCACTTTGATTTATTTCATCGACTTGGTTGTCTTGCTATGGAACACTCAATTAATGATGCTTGCATTGTTATTTTCTACGATTTCTGCCATCTGAAGTTCACACATTGAACTTTGTTATAGTGCCTTAAAGAGCGTTTTTCTTACATTATTGTACTATATTAATGTCttaattatttcttttattgCATGTTATATTACAAACTGTCTTTTGATGTTTATTGCATTTTAATGAACTTTTTGGTTCCCAGAGACAGTCAGAAAATAAAGTTATCCTGTGTATAAATAATTACTATGAATTTGTCACATTCCAAGTCGACAGTGTGAGTTTCTCTGGTTCACATCTGTTTTTATTGTGCAGTTGTTTAAGTAACTAAAGCTTTTCTGTGGGCTGAGGGGCTGAATAATATTACAACACTAAGATAATCATGGGACTTAGAGGTCAATTGTAAGTCAGGACCAGCAGTGTATTTTGTACATGTTTGCTTGTATAatgtattttgaaaaaaatattttatgtcATAATGCTGGAAAAAGGGAGAAACCATTATGCTCATCCGTTTAAAATGCTGGTTCAAACACAATTGTTATCATGTGGTTTAATAAGGAATACAGagacaacaataaaacaattattGGGATTTTAAAATATTCATCTGCCATGGCTATGTCTTGTATTTTCTATGGAAATGTGTGCTAGGGAAAAAGCAGAACTATATAAAGTATTTTTGTTACTTATAGCCATTTCCTGAAATAACGTAATTATGTGTTTTCTACCATTATCAATAATAGAAAGTCTCCCAATGAAAagaaattcaataaaaaaaagaacctgAGAACAGTGATCACTTTATTTTAGGGATTGCATTACGGAATGCCTAAAAAAGTTTGCACATCTGTAAAACATCCAAACTAAAAGTTCAATAGTGAAGTTTATAGCGCCATATGCTACgctggccatttgtccaaaagAAGAATTATGACCTGAACATGATTACAAGCTCCCTAAAGATGAACCATATTAGAGTACTGCTCATTACAAGGTAAATATATACTATTCATAGAAATGCAAAAACCTTGCTctcaaatacacacgcacacgcacacacaccctacacagatattgtcctgaacacattgAATCCTGATAGAGCCGTGGAGACCATCACACCAAGCATCTGCGGGTGCCAGTGGATCTCTTTGACCTCTGACTGGCCCTGGTGCAGGAACAGAAGCTGAGGGGGCAagtcctccaccccctccacccgGGCACCCACATCACATGACTCCACAGACAGATCCCACTGGCTGATGACGTCGTCCGCTCCCGAGGCGGCGAACACGCTTGAATCCACGGGACTCCACTCCAAAGAGGTGATGGGGGCGCTGTGCTGCTTGAAATTCGCCACAGGCCGCCCGCCGGTCTAAGGGTCAAGGTGGAATTAGAGGTTTAACAGCTATTCACCTCGTATATGATGTCAGGCTACAGAAGATCCTAACATGATGACTGATTCATAAATGCCGTTTGTTTCAACAACACATTGACAGAGCGTACAGGAGTGTGTTTTaaaaggcaaataaaaaaatgggtttaCAGAATTAGGAGGATGCTGGCATATGACATACGATTGTGTAAGAGGCACAAGATAGAACAAATGTTATTAGTCAGGTGCGGCCAAACTGAAGGTGATTTGATTATCTGATGATGTAATCTTTCAAGCACAGTTTGTCTTGGAGCACTAATGGTGGGTTACTTTGTTGTGACGACGCATTGATCAAACAGTAAGATCTTCAATCCGTGTCATACTTTAGAATTATACTGTTGGGTATTTTACCTTGAACTGTCGTAGGTCCCATACTTTCAGAAGCCCATCGTCCCCTCCAGACAGGATGAATGGTTCGCTCTTGTTCCAGCTGATCACGTTGATGTCTGATGAGTGAGCTTCGTTGGCCGAAAGCATTGAATTGGGCGGGGCACGAATATCCCAGACACGAATAGACTGATCCACTGAACAGGATGCAAAGACCTGTGGATAACAATGCAGTACTcaaaacaagacatcattaTTACCGAACAAGAAACTCTTTTGTACTTGAAAAACATTCCGATTTAAGTGTGTGAGAGTTGATAATTCCTTGCtcacagtgtgtgtttatggccTTTACAAACCTTGCGACATTGATACATTTCAGCCAACACCAATTAGGTTGCACAAAGTCCCGGTGTATTACACAGGATTCACAACCACAAACCACAAACTAGTGTGGCGACTAGTTAAAATTGCACATTACATTCTGCATTTCTTAGTTGTAAAATGTTCATGGCACGTAGTTGTTACAGGTGGTGTTCTGAAAGTCAACATTGCTTAAATTATTGCTCTGATCACACCCTGTTCTTCCAGATGAACACTAGTAAAGCAGCATTGTACGAGCACATTATTGAACAGTGTGGAGAAATCCATCCTTTAGGTTTGAATAATCTTAAATATTTAGGATTAGTGGGTCTTCTCCAGCTCGATAAGCACTGTGGTCAAAAGAAGAGCAAAGAGGAGAATAAACATGCGTGTCAAATCCTGAAATGCATGTCTAATACTTTGCATGTACCTATTTGGGATTCAGGGGGAAactcacaaaaaacaaaagatccAAGTCGGCCCTTGTGGGACGACTTGGAGTGAACCGACAGTGACGCTCACTGAAGCTTCACATAGGTGCTGTAGATGAGCGTCACTGTCAGTATTTTACATACTGTAGCTTCAGTCGGCGACCACTGCAGATCCTCAACAGACTTGCTGTGGGAGCTAAAAGGTCGTTGGTCAATCTGCCATGACGTCCCTCCCTCTCGTGGCTCCCACACATGGATGTTCTTTTTACAGTCTCCACTGACAAGACGACCTGATAAATAAAGCACAAACAGAACACttgagatcacacacacacacacacacacacacacacacacacacacacacacacacacacacacacacacacacacacacacacacacacacacacacacacacacacacacacacacacacacacacacacacacacacacacacacacacacacacacacaccgagtgaTCTTGGCACACCACAAATTTGAATAATTCAAAATCTAATGTAAGCAAATAGTTTGTCTCATCTTTCGTCTCTAAACTTCCTTGCCGGTCAAGGAGTCACTTACCAGGTGCTAGAGGCGACCAATCAAGCGCAAAGCCTTCCGTCATGTGTCCCGAGAAGCTGAAGAGAGCCGTGGCTTCCTTCTGCTGTTTGATGAAAGTTGCCATGGCAGCAGAACTGTGCACGGCTTCCAGCTGAGGCTGGAGGTCAAATATTTCTACTTGTCCCTTCGCTGACCAGACGGCAGCCAAAGACTGCTCTCCACGCTGGGTCACCTGACAATTCAGAAACAAAATCAGTCATTACAGGTCTCTGATGCAGCAGTTCAGATTAGCGCCGTCTCGATGCCAAGATTTTAACTTTGATACGATACCTGCTATAAATATTATGACATCCGATAAAATACCACAAATACTATAGGAATCGATACTGGCATATTTATCTccaatagtaataaataaaacatcagtATGGTTCCACTTTTTTTTACTCGCTTTTTCCTACACAGCTTTttgaacacttaacaaatgacatgaATTTgagcctacagcaagatattaatgacaactacatggtgccatcatagcattgaacATACACTATGTAGGCTTTTTGTCCATATCTGTCCAGATGACTCCATAGTTACCTTTTCAAGTATGAGCAATTATAGAGTTACATAATTTTACagatgtgtgttttatgtgaaaCCCAACATTTCACTTttggcatctttttttctccaaaaaagcTGAAGACGGCTGaccttgatgccatgtctccccTGCGATCGCTCACTGTGAGCGCAACCTGTTGCGTGTGTGAGCGCGGAGCAGTGACTGGGCTCTGATGCCGCACTATTTTAACGGAGTATCCATACTAAAAATATTGCAAAATCGGATACTCTTTAACATAAGGGTACCGCGGTACCTTTTTTAgcatcgatacaccgtgcaactTTAGTCCAGATAAAAGTTTGCCCAGAGACTGACACAACCTACCCTGACTCTGTTAATCCCTCCATAGTGAGGCATCATGGCCAGCTCCATCTGTGGCTTCTTATCTGCATCCTCCTCGTCGTCATCTTCGTCACTGTCTTCATCACTGCTTTCTTCCccctctttgtctttctctGTTCCGTGAAGGTTGTGCATGCGTATGACAAGAAGTCTGCAAGAAAGTGAAGGGATGCATTTAACCTTTCACTGaccctcaaaaataaaaatgtccacCTCTTTCAATTCTGGGTGGATGATATCAAAAGAGAACTGAAACTGCGCAACACAAAAACCCTATTGTGCTGTGATCTATGCCTCGGTGCATACACGTTCAAACCCATCTGCTGGTGCAACCACAAGCTTTCACACAATGGTATGCGCCGACAGTGACGACTACCTGAGCACCTTTGGACTGCATGTGagcaaatatacatttaaaaaaaactatttgtaTAGTTCTACCTTTCTATCAGGTATTTGTACTGTTGCTGTTAATACTCCTAAATTATACTTACTATGGATAAGAGTGCTGGGAATTTACTGTCTGTTTGCTATGTGTGCTTTCCTGTTCCTACAGTAACTAAGAGGCTCATTACAATTTTTAAGATGTCCTATTATTGTGTTCTAAGATAGATGTAGGTGTTGGCAGTCTGTTTGAGGAGTGAAAGAACAATTCACAATTAAATGGTAAATAAACACCACGCCTCCAATTATCTAAATTCATCTAGAAATTAGTTATGTTTACAAGTTTGGGCTACACAATAAGTTTGGACTAGACAATAACTCCAAACATTTGTATGTAGTCAGATCACACTGGAAAAGTGACAAAATAAACTATAATCAATATACGGGATGGGACGGAGGATGATGtcaaagctctcgtccctgatgaaccactcctcccaccccatgcaagACACTCTAgcacaggggtgctcaatatgtcgatcgcgtagacctgccagtcgatcgcggcgtagtatgatagatcgcatgacattaaaaaaaaagtgcccgccccccctgtcactttctctatagcgccacattacagcagaagcatgtcatttctgtctctacgtgtcgcgttaacagtcttctgcccgccgtctcgcgcgccgcagagctccgacgccggtttgcgcgcatcgggacaaagaaaaagtcactagcacccccccccccacgtcggTCGAtcgtcttgacttggtcacattataagtagctcgcatgctgaaaaagtgtgagcacccctgctctagcagctctgcacagctccttcagccatgGGCTGATTCATCCCcagtgtctgagggagaggtagcACAAGTCTTTCCTTCCCGCTGCTGTcaagctgcacaacaaactggagtagatcgctggagatcttggcCCACTCAGCAATTTATTtccctggacactttaacctgctggaaattcactttggtcactgccttgtgtatacagtgcatccggaaagtattcacagcgcttcattttttccacattttgttatgttacagccttattccaaaatggattaaattcattattttcctcaacattctacacacaaaacccataatgacaaagtgaaaacagtttttttgcaaatctgttaaagaacgaaaacataacatgtacataagtattcacagcctttgccatgacactcaaaatttagctcaggtgcatcctgtttccaccgatcatccttgagatgtttgattggagtccacctgtgctaaattcagttgattggacatgattgagaaaggcacacacctgtctatgtaaggtatcacagttgacagtgcatatcagagcataaaccaagccatgaagttcaaggaattatctatagacctccgagacagaattgtatcgaggcacagatctggcgaagggtacagaaagatttctgcagcattgaaagtcccaatgagcacagtggcctccatcatctggaaatggaagaagtttgtaaccaccaggactcttcctagagttggccgcccagccagactgagcgatcgggggagaagggccttagtcagggaggtgaccaggaacccgatggtcactctgacagagctccaacgttgttctatgaagagaggagaaccttccagaaggacaaccatctctgcagcactccacaaatcaggcctgtttggtagagtggccagacggaagccactcctcagtaaaaagcacatgacagcccgcctagagtttgcaaaaaagcacctgaaggactctcagaccatgagaaacaaaattctctggtctgatgaaacaaagattgaactctttggcctgaatgccaagcatcatgtctggaggaaaccaggcactgctcatcacctggccaataccatccctacagtgaagcatggtggtggcagcatcatgctgtggggatgtttttcagcgggaggaactgggagacgagtcaggattgagggaaagatgaatgcagcaatgtacagagacatcctcgatgaaaacatgctccaaagcgctctggacctcagacggttcatcttccaacaggacaacgacccgaagcacacagccaagataacaaaggagtggcttcgggacaactctgtgaatgtcctggagtggcccagccagagtcctgacttgaaccccattgaacatctctggagagatctgaaaatggctgtgcaccgacgctccccatccaacctgatggaacttgagaggttctgcaaagaagaatgggagaaactgcccagaaataggtgtgccacgcttgtggaatcatacccaagaagacttgaggctgtaattgctgccaaaggtgcttcaacaaagtattgagcaaaggctgtgaatacttaagtacatgttatgttttcattctttatttttaataaatgtgcaaaaatttgcaaaaaacagttttcactttgtcattatgggttgttgtgtgtagaatgttgaggaaaataatgaatttaatccagtttggaataaggctgtaacataacaaaatgtggaaaaaatgaagcgctgtgaatactttccggatgcactgtatatttgTGTCcctttgtatatttagtatttagtattgtgttttgttttgatcttttatttttattaatgctctaatatgcatccgctgctgtgatcctgaaatttccccactgtgggaataataaaggattatcttattttatcctCAAACCATTCAGAATTCATCTGGAAAGAACAACAGACTCTCACAACCTAAAGGCCATCAGTGTAGATAAACAGAGTTTACTTGTCTGGTGTCGTATTGTCAGGGCACTGTACCCGTCTTAGTAAACGCCATCATTAATATGGGATCCAATATGGAAAATATTCCCATATAGTCATATGCAATATTGTATGCAACCCCACCTGTTCTGATAcctacatttattttctaaaaatgtttttcatgaTCCATACTGAGAAATCTATTTcttataatcttatttttttgCATCTGTATACACTTTAGGATTTGCACCTTATTGTTATCTTAAGACCAAATATATTTGATATTTGCACTCTTCCGAATTCGTACTGCAAGTGCTGCACAGCAATTCATCTCTAGATACATGGTTATATCTTACTTTATCTCCATCATCCATCTCATATGACATGAACATAACATAAGTATAAATGTTAAGAATCCAATTAAAGAAATTCTTCAAATGTTCATCAATGCTATAAATTCATACACAATTTCAGACTCAATGTTTGACCTTTTATGTTCCTTCTGGATAAACTTTCGGACTCAAATTACCTTCTTGAGTTTGGAGAGTTACTGTGTCTTGGTCCCTGTTACAGAAAGTATGAT includes these proteins:
- the cdc42ep5 gene encoding cdc42 effector protein 5; translated protein: MPLHKSTRAPRLDPTMISAPLGDFRHTMHIGRGGDVFGDTSFLSTLGPSSASSDPGSPGMTAADDPQVAVNHNDLYTDAPGIPQNNELQHSESVSSFDLDLDLGPSMLGDVLGVMDGLGLDSDAEDVFNPKSNTSLVETNQGKGAVEMSVNMQNELNGKTLVGLDGNQVGDGRIPDGIKQKGIRPKVRFSDKREEIIRQASEEEEGQAFDFQDEDQLACRSPTKGESVVSGGETGVTNQKVELPPSPASSHSSEYEGVTPLDRRRVDSCHSETDTEEEEEEEEEGRGYTFEDEFDDEIGL
- the grwd1 gene encoding glutamate-rich WD repeat-containing protein 1 yields the protein MSAPDEDTFAEEGGAMEELDEAGSDEDEGVEMEEEDADKGEERKVYVPGMQPLKPGEELEMDRSAYRMYHECQTGAPCLSFDVLRDGDGDSREQYPLSMLLCAGTQADTALSNRLLVIRMHNLHGTEKDKEGEESSDEDSDEDDDEEDADKKPQMELAMMPHYGGINRVRVTQRGEQSLAAVWSAKGQVEIFDLQPQLEAVHSSAAMATFIKQQKEATALFSFSGHMTEGFALDWSPLAPGRLVSGDCKKNIHVWEPREGGTSWQIDQRPFSSHSKSVEDLQWSPTEATVFASCSVDQSIRVWDIRAPPNSMLSANEAHSSDINVISWNKSEPFILSGGDDGLLKVWDLRQFKTGGRPVANFKQHSAPITSLEWSPVDSSVFAASGADDVISQWDLSVESCDVGARVEGVEDLPPQLLFLHQGQSEVKEIHWHPQMLGVMVSTALSGFNVFRTISV